AAGCATCCTCATTATAAATAAATACAAAAACGCCATCGTTTTACCTTCCGAGGTGGTTCGTTTAGCCTAATGCATTAAAGTTTTAGCTTTAGAAGCTAAAATCTTAGCTAATTTGTCTAAAGTTTTATACATAGTATCTATAAACTTTGGCGATTTTACCTAAACTTTTAGGTCGTTTTCTCAAAACTTTAGCCTTGGTCGCTAAAACGACCACCTCTGCACCTGTCTCGTCCTAAAATTACTTGACAGTTTTTGGTTAAAAAACTGATTTGGATTACATTTTTTTCTCTAAATCCTAAACAAATGTACAGTAATATTTTTCATTCCTAATAATTCAATACTTCTGATTATTACTTTTCCTGAGATTATTTACAGGTAAAATACCTATTCCTAAAAACGTTTTACTGGCGATAAATTTAATCCTGAATTTACCTACACTATTTATTTTATTCCTAGAATAGTATGTCATGGCGGGCGAATATTCCTATAATGAGATATCCTTTTTTTAATACGTTTGTTTCGTCTATTTGAAGAGGACGTAGGCTCTGCTGGAGAGCAACTTACTAGCAATAGGATAGACCTTATACAAATAAGTTGGAATTGCGTATAGTGAAAAAAAATAGTAGCTATACGCATATTTATTTGGTTAGTAGTATGGTCTAAAAAAAACTCAAAACACTTATTTTTCATACCACTATTGCTCCATTTTTAATTTTTTTCTTTACCCAGCTTTGACTTAGAGCACCTTCTCTTTGATGTGCTACTGCGGGAGTTAAGTAATTACAGCTTAAATGAGGTCTAAGCTCATTGTATTTTCGTATGGCTTCATCGATAGTGTGCATAGCCTCATTGAAATCTTTGAATGGTTTACTTAATTCAAATTCTGTTTTTAAGATGCCATTGACACGCTCTGCAATGGCATTTTCATAAGGGTCTCCATTTTCAGTCATCGATATTTTTATTCTATGGGCATTTAGTTGCTCTACATAGTTGGCAGAACAATATTGAACGCCTCTATCGGAATGGTGAATTAGGTTGTACAATTCCCTTTTGACGTTTTTACTAGCCATAAGAAAAGCTTGAATCACCCCTTCGCTGTGTAGTGTAGGGTAAAGGCAATATCCCACAATCTTACGGGAATAGGCATCGGTGATAATACTGAGATATGCAAATTTTCCAGAAAGTTGGATGTAGGTAATATCACTTACCCATAGTTGATTCGGTTTAAATAAAACAAGGTCTTTGATTAAGTTTGGATATTTATAATATGGATGATTCGAGTTTGTGGTATAGGGCTTTCTTTTCCTATATCTCAACAAATAGCCATGTTCTCCCATTAATTCGTACAATCTGTCCCGTCCAATTGAAATATCATGAACTGCTAAACGCTCTTGAAGCATAAAATGAACCTTTCTTGTACCTATGCGAGGTAATTCCGAACGTATTTCTGCTACAATTTTCAATACGATGACTTCTTCTAGTTCCCTATCATTTTTTTCTTTAAATTGCTCATAATAAGCCTGACGGCTCTTACCAAACAGCTTACATAAAAATCCTATGCTAAAGCTAGGATAGAGTTGTAAGAGCAATTTTACTGTTTGGTGCCAAACTTTTTTCTGATAGAAATGCTTAATTTGGATTCCGCAATATCAATTAATGTATTCAAGGCAGTAGCTTTCATTTGAGCTTCTTCTAGCTGCTTCTCCACTACTTTAATATGTTTCTCTAAGGAAATAACTTTTTGACGCTCTTTTTCTGTCATAATAGGTAAAGATAATGGAATATCTGGTGCGTACATCGTCTGCCATTCCTTGATTGTTTGAACTCTATTCGATACCTCGAAATCAAATTCTTCAATGGCTCTTTGAATAGTCATTCGACCACAATGAATCTCCATGACCAGCCAACGCCTTAGTGCTATTTGATTTGGATCACTTGTTTTAAATTTAAAATTGATTTTTAAAGGATTATCCTTTCCTAATTGATTTTGATTATTCTTCATACCTAATTTGGTTTGAAAAACTGTCAAGTTTTTTCAGGATAAGACACTTTAGATTTACCCCCTACCAGCTTGTCTTTTCGACGAAGGAGAAAACTAGAAACATTGCAGGTACTATATGGACACCTCCTACGTCGGTGTGGCAAATTGGAGAAATAGAACTTGAAATAAACAAAGTAGTTAGATTGGCATTTTTCACTTCCAGCTTGCCTTTTCGACGTAATTTCTGGCTATAGGAGGTCTAAATAGTGAGTCCCCTCTATATGATAAAAAAAATTACTAGAAAAAATAGAACGCACTATATTTGGAACATGATATTCGAAAGTGATATTGAAAAACCTACGGTAAAACTTCGGGGATTACATAGATAGCACCAATTTTAGCGAAACAGAATGAGATTTTCACAGAGAATAGGACAAAGACCTGCAAGTAAAAAACTTCAATTAGAAGAAATTGATTCTGATTTAAGAAATAGTCTTTGGAATGTTTATACAACAAAAGTAACAGAACAACTCGGGTATAAAGAATTTACAAGCTTCAAAAGGCTTTTATGGATAAGTTACTTCAAAAAGCCAGTTGATTATGTGCCCGATAGTGATAGTCAAGCAAGAGATATTATTAGGGATTACTTTTTCAAATGTGATTGGTACGATGTCTATGATTTTATAGAATTTGTTGCAAACATTGACTCAAGAAATATACCATTTGATCAAGATTTATTTAAAGAGTATAGCAACTATATTCTTGAAAGAGAATATTCAGCTTATAGATTTATTGATAATCAAATAGTGCCTATTTCTAATACAGAAGAAGTAAAAGAGTTAGAGGCAGTAATTAATAATACTGACAAATACTCTGCACTATCGGGAGCAAACATTCATATTAAAAACTCAATAGATAAAATTTCTGATAAAAAAAATCCAGACTACAGAAATTCAATTAAAGAATCAATCTCTGCAGTAGAAAGCGTTGCAAAATCTATTTCAGATAACAAAAAAGATAGTCTAGCTGGAGCACTTGATAAAATAAAAAGTAAAACCAATATTCACTCAGCTCTTGAAAGAGGTTTTAAACAAATTTATGGGTACACAAGTGATTCAGAAGGAATAAGACACGCTTTAATGGACGAAGATGAGCCTTCATTCGAAGACGCAAAATTTATGCTTGTATCATGTAGTGCTTTTGTAAACTATTTAATAGCAAAAGCAGAAAAAAATTCTATAACTCTAAACAAATAAAAACTGGTGCTAACTGTCGGTTTGGCATAAGGCGGGATGTAGTTATTTATCGAAGTGTCGGAATTTAAATTATCTTTGTTATTATGCGAAAAAGTCTTCTTTTAAAACCCGCCCTACGCCAAGCCGACGGGCGTTAGGCGACACCCAACCAAACCGTTAACGACAGACATTATCGTATTGAAAAAAACAATTGAATGGAGAAAATAAATAATTTACTAAATCAAGTAGCAATTATAAATAAAAAGAATGCTGAAATTTTAGATGCGACTGGTGGTCGGTTTAATATGTTTCGTGTTTGTGGCGTAAACCATTATGAAAACACACATTCGGCAATACTTGCAGAACTATTAAATCCAAATGGAACACACGGGTTAAAATCTAAATTATTGGAGTGTTTTATTGACACATTGGGAGATTATTTTACCATTGTTAAATTCGACCTTGACAAATCACGAATACATACTGAACACTCAACTGAAGAAGGACGAATTGATATTTTGATTGAGGATAATCAAAACAAGGCAATAATTATTGAGAATAAAATTTATGCAAACGACCAACCAGAACAATTAAAAAGATACAATAGATATGCTCAAACATATAAAAATGGCTATCAAATATTATATCTTACACTTTTAGGAGATAATGCATCAGAGCAAAGTGGTGGTGGTGTTTCTTATTTATCAATTTCGTATAAAGAAAATATAATCAATTGGCTTGAAAAATGTGTTGCAATCGCCTCTCGTTTTCCAACAGTCAGAGAGACTATAATTCAATATATTAATCACTTAAAGCAATTAACCAATCAAGATATGGATATAAAGAACAAAGAAGAAATAACAGAAGTTCTATCAAAAATTGAGAATTTAAGAGCTGCTCAAGCAATTTATCAGAATTATTCTGCGACTTACAACTACCTTATTGAAAAGCATTTTAATCCTAAAATGGAAGAGTTTGCAAAACAAAAAGGATTAGAATATCATTATGAACGTAGTGAAGAGCAATATGTTAGATTTCACTTGACAAATTCAAATTGGCAAGCGAAATGTTGGATAGGTTTCACTTTTGAAGGTAATCGTTGTCATTATGGATTATGCAACAATCCAAATGTTTACAGAATATCCGAAGAGAACAGAAAAACTCTTCACGAGAACTTGAACAAGTTAGATATATTTTCTCGCAAAGAAAGTAATTGGTGGCCATTTTATGCTCATTATACAAACTTGTCGCTTGACACTTGGGAAAGCGACATTATTAAAAGTGACAACTTTCTGAATGAGTGCAAAGACAAAATTGAAAAATTACTTATAGCAATGGAAGGAATAAATTTTTAAAATTAAATGGGCGACCGCCTAACAGCAGTATGGCAAAATGGCGGGTTTAGTGCTAAATTCAACGGCAGTTCTTCGATTAAACTTTTGTGCAAAACTGAACATTTGTACTTCGATTTCCGCCACTTCGCCAAGCTGCAAAACGGTAGGGCACATGCTAAATTCCCAGCCGCACAAATGGCACATTTGGTTTTACCCAAAGCTCAAGCCAACGCTCAAAAAACCAAAAGAGCCATTTTTTGCCAACGCACGGACAGACGACAAGACATAAAAAGTAAATTTGACAAGAAAATAAAATATAAATGGGATTAGACTTTTCTGAAATATTGGTTGTGGGAGTTTCTTCAAGGGCATTGTTCAACTTGGAGAAAGAAAATGAAGTATTCGACAAAGAAGGAATTGAAGGTTTCAGAAAGTACCAACTCGAACACGAAAATGAACTGCTTGAAAAGGGGACAGCATTTCCACTAATTGAAAGTTTATTAAAGTTAAACTCACTTGCTAAAAAGTCAATCATTGAAGTAGTTGTAATGTCTCGGAACAGTCCAGAGACAGGTGTACGAGTTTTGAAAGCTATTAAGCATTACAATTTACCATTGACAAGATGGGCTTTCTCAGGTGGAGAACCATTATCTCCTTTCCTTGACGCTTTTGATGTGGACTTGTTTCTGTCAAAAGACGAGAAAGAAGTTCAAAAAGTAATTGACTCGGCAAATTGTGCAACTGCTTTAATTTACGACCCACCAGCAGACTATAAACCTGAAACGGAAAGAGTAAAATTTGCTTTTGATGCTGATGCAGTTGTTTTTTCGGAAGAATCGGAACTGATATATAAAACCAAAGACTTAGCTGCCTTTCACAAACACGAAGAAGAAAACGAAGATGTGCCTTTGAATGACGGTCCTTTTGCAGAGCTATTACGCAAACTCTCCAAAATTCAAGAGCATTTGCCAATGACAATTGAATTAACTCCTTTGAGAATTGCGATTGTAACAGCGAGAAACGCACCAAGTCATATGAGAGTTATCAAAACGCTTAGAAATTGGGGCGTATATGTTGATGAAGCTTATTTTATGGGCGGACTTTCAAAAGACAAAGTTTTGAAAGCTTTTGGAGCACACATATACTTTGACGACCAAGAAATACATTTAGATGGCTCAAGCAAAGTTGTTCCTTGCGGTAGAGTTTTATATAAATCTGATTCGCCAATGAAACAATTTGAGAAAAAGAAAATCACAGATGAAGGAAACGACAATAAATAACGACAACCAAGTAAAATCCAAAAAGCGGGTTACTGACCACGGGGAAGTGTTTACAAACCAACGTGAAGTAAACGCTATGCTTGACTTGGTGAAACACGAAACCGAAAGAATTGACTCCCGATTTTTAGAACCTGCTTGCGGTAACGGCAACTTTTTAGCAGAAGTGTTGAGACGAAAATTAGCAGTTGTTGACAGCCGATATAGCACAAGTCAAGTGGAATGGGAACGCTATTCTATTATTGCAGTATCGAGTATTTACGGTGTAGATATTTTGGAAGACAACGCACAGGAATGCCGAGACCGTTTGCTTGAAATTTATACCGATTGGTATTCTAAAGTATTCAATCAAGTAAAAAATGAATGTATACGTTCTGTTCGCTTCTTGTTAAGTAGAAACATACTTTGGGGTGATGCATTGGATTTTACAAATCCTGAAACTAAGAAACCAATTGTGTTTTCTGAATGGAGTGCCGTAAACGGCTCTATGCTGAAACGCAGAGACTATATGTTTAAATTTTTGGTGGAGAAAACGCACCAGTTTTCACTATTCAATGACGAAGGCAATCCAGCAGCGATTGACGAACCCGTAAAGGATTTTCCACTTATTCATTTCTTAAAACTTGGCGAAGTTGTTACAAACGAATTATAACCCTGAT
This genomic window from Chitinophagales bacterium contains:
- a CDS encoding 5'-nucleotidase; this encodes MGLDFSEILVVGVSSRALFNLEKENEVFDKEGIEGFRKYQLEHENELLEKGTAFPLIESLLKLNSLAKKSIIEVVVMSRNSPETGVRVLKAIKHYNLPLTRWAFSGGEPLSPFLDAFDVDLFLSKDEKEVQKVIDSANCATALIYDPPADYKPETERVKFAFDADAVVFSEESELIYKTKDLAAFHKHEEENEDVPLNDGPFAELLRKLSKIQEHLPMTIELTPLRIAIVTARNAPSHMRVIKTLRNWGVYVDEAYFMGGLSKDKVLKAFGAHIYFDDQEIHLDGSSKVVPCGRVLYKSDSPMKQFEKKKITDEGNDNK
- a CDS encoding IS3 family transposase, producing the protein MLLQLYPSFSIGFLCKLFGKSRQAYYEQFKEKNDRELEEVIVLKIVAEIRSELPRIGTRKVHFMLQERLAVHDISIGRDRLYELMGEHGYLLRYRKRKPYTTNSNHPYYKYPNLIKDLVLFKPNQLWVSDITYIQLSGKFAYLSIITDAYSRKIVGYCLYPTLHSEGVIQAFLMASKNVKRELYNLIHHSDRGVQYCSANYVEQLNAHRIKISMTENGDPYENAIAERVNGILKTEFELSKPFKDFNEAMHTIDEAIRKYNELRPHLSCNYLTPAVAHQREGALSQSWVKKKIKNGAIVV
- a CDS encoding PD-(D/E)XK nuclease family protein, giving the protein MEKINNLLNQVAIINKKNAEILDATGGRFNMFRVCGVNHYENTHSAILAELLNPNGTHGLKSKLLECFIDTLGDYFTIVKFDLDKSRIHTEHSTEEGRIDILIEDNQNKAIIIENKIYANDQPEQLKRYNRYAQTYKNGYQILYLTLLGDNASEQSGGGVSYLSISYKENIINWLEKCVAIASRFPTVRETIIQYINHLKQLTNQDMDIKNKEEITEVLSKIENLRAAQAIYQNYSATYNYLIEKHFNPKMEEFAKQKGLEYHYERSEEQYVRFHLTNSNWQAKCWIGFTFEGNRCHYGLCNNPNVYRISEENRKTLHENLNKLDIFSRKESNWWPFYAHYTNLSLDTWESDIIKSDNFLNECKDKIEKLLIAMEGINF